A single window of Fischerella sp. PCC 9605 DNA harbors:
- the prmA gene encoding 50S ribosomal protein L11 methyltransferase has product MANTWWELQIFCEPDLEDTIFWRLANFGCRGTASEKKGNHSLVRAYLPIFQAQLLDLAALSLWLRQDALCVGVPEPTMHWQLIDEQDWASSWKQYWQPQDIGDRFLINPAWYPVPENSDRLIIRLDPGMAFGTGNHATTQLCLESLEMRLLEPPSSLPKREEQQEAAVIADIGCGSGILSIGALLLGAKQAYAVDTDPLAVQSTQENCLLNGIAPERLLVAPGSVDALAKMLSESVDGIVCNILADVIIELVPQMSAIAKPSTWGIFSGILVEQSKAVADVLEKHGWIVAALWKRKEWCCLNVRRS; this is encoded by the coding sequence ATGGCTAACACTTGGTGGGAACTACAAATTTTTTGTGAACCAGACTTAGAAGATACTATCTTTTGGCGGCTGGCAAATTTTGGCTGTCGTGGTACTGCAAGTGAAAAGAAAGGGAATCATAGTCTAGTTAGGGCTTACTTGCCAATATTCCAAGCACAGCTTTTGGATTTGGCTGCACTGTCGCTGTGGCTGCGCCAAGACGCCTTGTGTGTAGGAGTTCCTGAACCTACCATGCACTGGCAGTTGATTGACGAACAAGATTGGGCCAGTAGCTGGAAACAATACTGGCAACCGCAGGATATTGGCGATCGCTTCTTGATTAACCCCGCCTGGTATCCAGTTCCAGAAAATAGCGATCGCTTGATTATTCGCCTCGATCCCGGTATGGCCTTTGGCACAGGCAACCATGCTACAACTCAGTTGTGCTTGGAATCCTTGGAAATGCGGCTTTTAGAACCTCCTTCATCTTTGCCGAAACGAGAGGAACAGCAAGAAGCTGCGGTAATTGCGGATATTGGTTGTGGTTCTGGTATCCTTTCCATTGGTGCTTTGCTACTAGGAGCAAAGCAAGCCTATGCGGTAGATACCGATCCCTTAGCGGTACAATCAACTCAAGAAAATTGTTTACTCAACGGCATTGCACCAGAACGCTTGCTGGTAGCACCAGGAAGTGTAGACGCTTTGGCAAAAATGCTTTCTGAATCAGTAGATGGTATAGTTTGCAACATTTTAGCTGATGTAATTATCGAATTAGTTCCGCAAATGAGTGCGATCGCCAAACCCAGCACTTGGGGTATCTTTAGTGGGATTTTAGTGGAACAATCGAAAGCAGTCGCTGACGTTTTAGAAAAGCACGGTTGGATAGTAGCAGCTCTGTGGAAACGCAAAGAATGGTGTTGCCTAAACGTGCGCCGTTCTTAG
- a CDS encoding alpha/beta fold hydrolase: MTVNTQQLPTAATFEKHFWTWQGYKIQYTVVGTGKPLVLVHGFGACIGHWQKNIPVLANAGYQVFAVDLLGFGGSDKAPINYTVEVWVELLKDFCSAHIQEPAVFIGNSIGALLSLMVVAEHPEIAAGTVLINSAGGLSHRPHELNPPLRIVMAAFNKLVGHPITGTFVFNRIRQKHQIRRTLYQIYRNRQAVTDELVDMLYTPSCDPGAQKVFASILTAPPGPTPAEILPKVQHPLLVIWGADDPWTPIAGAKIYEQAREDGKNIKIVPIPGAGHCPHDEVPDVVNSQIVEWLASLYKANNNRLKHTA; the protein is encoded by the coding sequence ATGACTGTAAACACACAGCAGCTACCAACAGCAGCCACGTTTGAAAAACACTTTTGGACTTGGCAAGGCTACAAAATTCAGTACACTGTTGTAGGTACAGGCAAACCCTTGGTTTTAGTTCACGGCTTTGGTGCTTGTATTGGACACTGGCAAAAAAATATCCCCGTTTTAGCAAATGCTGGCTACCAAGTCTTTGCCGTTGACCTTTTGGGCTTTGGTGGCTCCGATAAAGCACCCATTAATTACACTGTAGAGGTGTGGGTAGAACTGCTCAAAGATTTCTGCTCGGCACACATTCAAGAACCAGCCGTATTTATCGGCAACTCTATCGGCGCTCTTTTAAGCTTGATGGTAGTGGCAGAACATCCAGAAATTGCTGCCGGTACTGTGTTAATTAACTCTGCGGGAGGGTTGAGTCATCGTCCCCACGAACTGAACCCACCACTTAGAATTGTCATGGCAGCTTTTAACAAGTTGGTCGGTCATCCAATTACAGGGACTTTCGTATTTAACCGCATCCGCCAAAAACATCAAATTCGCCGTACACTCTACCAGATTTATCGCAACCGCCAAGCCGTTACTGATGAACTGGTAGACATGCTTTATACACCTTCCTGCGATCCGGGAGCGCAGAAAGTGTTTGCTTCCATCCTGACAGCACCTCCTGGGCCCACCCCTGCGGAAATATTACCCAAAGTCCAACATCCGCTGTTGGTAATTTGGGGTGCGGACGATCCCTGGACACCGATCGCAGGCGCAAAGATATACGAACAAGCACGTGAGGATGGTAAAAATATCAAAATCGTTCCCATTCCAGGTGCTGGACATTGCCCCCATGATGAAGTACCCGATGTGGTGAACTCGCAAATTGTGGAGTGGTTGGCATCTTTATACAAAGCTAATAACAACAGATTAAAACACACCGCCTGA
- a CDS encoding polysaccharide deacetylase family protein encodes MENNKSFAWPQGILFAFLALCSSLTIGFIIPINLIGFQAETKQTIKNINDIEVKVGTQQRLKKFKPAMLTSWQQEAKAKGFSYTLPTRFQGTIIRKAKLAPNKKVIALTFDDGPWPGYTAQVLEILRENNIKATFFVVGKYLKNNPELGKRIVVEGHVIGNHSWHHWYHYFNQKAAAFEIDNTSDLIYQVTGVKTTLFRPPGGMLHNGLAAYARGKNYAVVMWSADSADYSRPSASVLTNRVLQQSKPGGIVLMHDGGGNRSHTVAALPLIISKLRNQGYSFVTVPELLEMQYKDQKLIANTNQ; translated from the coding sequence GTGGAAAACAATAAGTCGTTTGCTTGGCCGCAAGGGATATTATTTGCATTCCTTGCCCTATGCAGCAGCTTAACTATTGGTTTTATTATACCTATTAATTTAATTGGTTTTCAAGCTGAAACTAAGCAGACTATAAAAAATATCAATGATATAGAAGTAAAAGTAGGAACTCAGCAGCGTTTAAAAAAATTTAAGCCAGCAATGCTAACAAGTTGGCAACAAGAAGCAAAAGCAAAAGGTTTTTCCTATACTTTACCTACACGTTTTCAAGGAACAATAATTAGGAAGGCAAAACTCGCTCCCAACAAAAAAGTAATAGCTCTTACCTTTGATGATGGTCCCTGGCCTGGGTACACAGCCCAAGTACTGGAAATACTCAGAGAAAATAACATCAAAGCTACATTTTTTGTTGTCGGGAAATACCTCAAAAATAATCCTGAGTTAGGCAAGCGAATTGTGGTTGAAGGTCATGTTATTGGCAACCACTCTTGGCATCATTGGTATCATTACTTTAACCAAAAAGCAGCTGCTTTTGAAATTGACAATACATCAGATTTAATCTATCAAGTTACAGGTGTGAAGACAACTTTGTTTCGGCCTCCTGGTGGAATGCTGCACAATGGCTTAGCAGCTTATGCCAGAGGTAAAAATTACGCTGTGGTTATGTGGTCGGCTGACTCCGCAGACTATAGTCGTCCTTCTGCATCTGTTTTGACGAATAGAGTACTACAACAGTCTAAGCCTGGCGGTATTGTGCTAATGCATGATGGTGGAGGTAATCGTTCTCATACAGTAGCGGCCCTACCACTAATTATCAGCAAATTGAGAAACCAGGGTTATAGCTTTGTCACTGTCCCAGAACTCTTAGAAATGCAATATAAAGATCAAAAGTTGATTGCAAACACAAATCAATAA
- a CDS encoding mannosyltransferase family protein, protein MAQVQIFIKKSLWENDFLFPTAIWFVSRLFIWTAMLLIAPNLPKPEDGIVPSFGWGVFHAWDSVHYHNITTSGYEFVNDGRQHNIAFFPLFPLMLRGVMNLGLSFEVAGVLVNNFAFLAALYCVYFWILEHHGINSARWATTVLAWCPLSLFGTVIYTEGLYLFLSTAALRAFDRHQYRWTAFWGAMATATRPTGLALIPAFVIASWRERRPSIAYLASFATAIGLLLFCLYCAIDFGDPLAFIHAQRGWRPSFGFDWRGWLNMLLNIAIGTSNWRHSSIQNLLHLLSFGILVSSGYGLWRYRQRLSSIKLFYSFYALVTFLLILVDEQFINHLLNAVMVLGGGYLLWHLRKQLTSVTIFYGFCGVALLLASGGTISLSRLAYGLVPLSIALGVLLERYPRQGYLILGWFSVILARIAIGFAQNLWVG, encoded by the coding sequence ATGGCCCAAGTTCAAATATTTATCAAAAAAAGTTTATGGGAAAATGATTTTCTTTTTCCAACAGCAATTTGGTTTGTCAGCCGATTATTTATTTGGACTGCCATGTTGCTGATCGCACCCAATCTACCCAAGCCTGAAGATGGAATTGTACCCAGCTTTGGCTGGGGAGTATTTCATGCTTGGGATAGCGTACATTACCACAATATAACTACTTCTGGATATGAATTTGTCAATGACGGACGTCAACATAATATTGCCTTTTTTCCATTGTTTCCTTTAATGCTTCGCGGCGTTATGAACCTGGGCTTATCATTTGAAGTTGCAGGTGTACTCGTAAATAACTTCGCATTTCTTGCAGCGCTTTATTGTGTCTATTTTTGGATTTTAGAGCATCATGGTATAAACAGCGCCCGATGGGCTACTACTGTCCTAGCTTGGTGTCCTCTCTCTCTATTCGGGACAGTCATTTATACCGAAGGGTTGTACTTATTTTTGAGTACGGCCGCTTTACGTGCTTTTGATCGCCATCAATATCGCTGGACTGCTTTTTGGGGTGCAATGGCAACAGCAACACGCCCTACGGGGTTAGCACTCATCCCGGCTTTTGTAATTGCAAGTTGGAGAGAACGCCGACCATCTATTGCCTACCTTGCTTCTTTTGCTACTGCGATTGGACTGCTGTTGTTTTGTCTATATTGTGCAATTGATTTTGGCGATCCTCTAGCTTTTATTCATGCCCAGCGAGGATGGCGACCCTCTTTTGGATTTGATTGGCGAGGTTGGTTGAATATGCTGCTGAATATAGCCATAGGTACATCAAATTGGCGGCATAGTTCGATTCAAAACCTGTTGCATTTGCTATCGTTTGGCATTCTCGTCAGCAGTGGTTATGGTTTGTGGCGCTACCGACAAAGGTTGAGTTCTATCAAGCTGTTCTACAGCTTTTACGCCCTGGTGACATTTTTGTTGATACTTGTTGATGAACAATTCATCAATCATTTGCTTAACGCAGTAATGGTTTTGGGAGGTGGCTATCTACTGTGGCACTTACGTAAACAACTGACCTCAGTTACAATTTTTTACGGTTTTTGCGGTGTTGCTTTGTTACTAGCCTCTGGTGGTACGATCTCCCTTAGCCGTCTGGCTTACGGTCTTGTACCTTTGAGTATAGCTCTCGGTGTTTTGCTAGAACGCTATCCCCGTCAAGGATACTTAATCTTAGGCTGGTTTTCTGTTATACTTGCCAGAATTGCTATTGGCTTTGCTCAAAACCTCTGGGTTGGGTAA
- a CDS encoding ArnT family glycosyltransferase, protein MLRWKNILFQLLIIALFVGIVLLIRLQPITQTFEFDYDEGFNLMKAFLYSKGFALYTQIWNDQPPIFTVLLSHWLNIFGNSIFAARFLTLLFSALLIWCFYQIIRLTLGSLAALVATILLFTSWLYIRLSISVMIGIPSLALAMLSIYFLYLYKQNYRNLYLVLSGSCLALSLQTKLFTLYLIPLMLFDLLAFQSKFIEERKILKIQLKAISLWLISLVFIYILIGSQYQQFWNYEQFLGTHLNQPSDSRLENFNNLKYLNYMISQDYDYIFLAFIGIWAIFSKKQKNGLLPLTWLVTATFILLRHKPIWYHYYPLLAIPICWLGAYGFDLLRDFFIKKSHGNLNLMNLKKLTIPYVLILIMICLIIITPPNPRGSVPKNIELMQMVLKYKNSTQWIFTDNPIYGFYAGLRVPPEIAVMSYKRLNSGDLTSTKMLAVLQNYRPEQIILTRWTSQIKSDRHLMTYISDNYSKTYSNEQEIEEHYVLK, encoded by the coding sequence ATGCTCAGATGGAAAAATATTCTCTTTCAGCTATTAATTATAGCTCTCTTTGTTGGTATAGTACTTCTCATTAGGTTGCAGCCAATCACGCAAACCTTTGAATTTGACTATGATGAAGGCTTTAATTTAATGAAAGCCTTTCTTTACTCAAAAGGTTTTGCTCTCTATACCCAAATTTGGAATGACCAACCACCAATTTTTACTGTCCTTTTATCACATTGGTTAAATATATTTGGTAACTCAATATTTGCTGCACGCTTTTTAACGCTTCTATTTTCAGCACTATTAATATGGTGCTTTTATCAAATTATTCGCCTTACTTTAGGAAGTTTAGCAGCTTTAGTAGCCACTATTTTATTATTCACTTCTTGGCTGTATATTCGCCTCAGTATTTCCGTAATGATTGGCATTCCATCATTAGCATTGGCAATGCTATCTATTTATTTTTTGTATTTGTATAAACAAAATTATCGCAATTTATATCTAGTTTTATCTGGTAGCTGCCTTGCTTTATCTTTGCAAACAAAATTATTTACTCTTTATCTAATACCTTTGATGCTTTTTGATTTATTAGCCTTTCAAAGTAAATTTATTGAAGAAAGGAAAATATTAAAAATTCAGTTAAAAGCTATTTCATTATGGTTAATATCTTTGGTATTTATTTATATCTTGATTGGTTCACAATATCAACAATTTTGGAATTACGAACAGTTCCTTGGAACTCATCTCAACCAACCGTCAGATTCAAGATTAGAAAATTTTAACAACCTCAAATATCTCAACTACATGATTAGTCAAGATTATGATTATATATTTCTTGCTTTCATCGGTATTTGGGCTATTTTTTCCAAAAAACAAAAAAATGGTCTTCTTCCTCTAACCTGGCTGGTTACTGCTACATTTATTTTACTTAGACATAAACCAATTTGGTATCATTATTATCCATTGCTGGCTATTCCTATTTGTTGGTTGGGTGCTTATGGATTTGATTTATTACGTGATTTTTTTATCAAAAAAAGTCATGGCAATTTAAATTTAATGAATCTGAAAAAACTTACAATACCTTATGTTTTAATTTTGATTATGATTTGCCTAATAATTATAACTCCTCCTAATCCTCGGGGAAGCGTACCTAAGAATATCGAACTTATGCAGATGGTTTTAAAATATAAAAATTCCACCCAATGGATATTTACAGATAATCCTATCTATGGATTTTACGCTGGTTTACGCGTACCTCCAGAAATTGCTGTGATGTCATATAAAAGACTGAATTCTGGAGATTTGACATCAACAAAAATGCTTGCTGTTTTACAAAATTATCGCCCTGAGCAAATTATTCTGACCAGGTGGACTTCTCAAATTAAGAGCGATCGCCATCTCATGACTTATATCAGCGATAATTACTCTAAAACTTACAGTAATGAACAAGAAATTGAGGAGCATTATGTTTTGAAGTAA
- a CDS encoding DUF2079 domain-containing protein — protein sequence MKKQLFQLGTVGSAICISALILFACSSVRHALFQSGAFDIGIYDQVVYLMSQGQAPISSILGFHHMGNHAAWAVYPLALLYKIYPSAYWLLAVQAISLALGALPTYHLSRQAGLKENQAVAMAAVYLLYPLVFNVNLYEFHPEVMAIPVFLGSIWAARQGKTGWFCLGVIFILGCKAVISLTVAAMGIWLLLFEKRRICGLFALLAGISWFLITSQIIIPFFSNNEAAAVARYTYLGDSVFEIARNLVLKPGLVLGKIFSFATLEYLALLVAPVIWGLAPQHLTPLVSAIPVLVVNSLSELHVQRDLTQQYSLPVLPFLLLAVISTLAAGKGWLRTRKAMILWAVVAFFALAKYGNFWSIYLGELDTWQATRQAIAQVQTQGVVLTTHSITPHLTHRSQIQYVDDQIPPPADLNHFEYILLNLRHPGGAGNPEVVNNLVNQLKNNGLFQLSYQRDDVYLFVKKS from the coding sequence GTGAAAAAACAACTTTTTCAGCTTGGCACTGTCGGTTCAGCGATCTGCATTAGTGCCCTAATTTTATTTGCTTGCAGCAGTGTACGACACGCGCTGTTTCAATCAGGAGCCTTTGATATCGGAATTTATGACCAGGTAGTTTACTTGATGAGCCAAGGACAAGCGCCGATTTCTTCTATCCTTGGCTTTCATCACATGGGCAACCATGCAGCCTGGGCAGTCTATCCATTGGCTCTACTCTACAAAATTTACCCAAGTGCCTACTGGTTATTAGCTGTGCAAGCTATTTCCTTGGCTTTGGGAGCATTGCCTACTTACCATCTTAGTCGTCAAGCAGGACTGAAAGAAAACCAAGCAGTGGCAATGGCAGCAGTTTACCTGCTATATCCGTTGGTTTTTAATGTCAACTTGTATGAGTTCCACCCAGAAGTAATGGCCATACCTGTATTTCTGGGTTCAATTTGGGCAGCACGGCAAGGTAAGACGGGATGGTTTTGTTTAGGTGTTATCTTTATTTTGGGCTGTAAAGCCGTGATATCGCTAACAGTGGCAGCAATGGGTATCTGGTTGCTACTGTTTGAAAAGCGGCGGATTTGCGGTTTATTTGCCTTATTAGCTGGAATTAGCTGGTTTTTAATTACTAGTCAGATAATTATTCCCTTTTTCAGCAATAATGAAGCAGCAGCAGTAGCACGTTACACTTATCTAGGTGATTCAGTTTTTGAGATAGCCCGTAATTTGGTTTTGAAGCCAGGGTTGGTATTGGGGAAAATATTTTCATTCGCAACTCTGGAATATCTAGCACTGTTAGTTGCGCCAGTAATTTGGGGACTTGCGCCACAACATTTGACTCCTTTAGTGAGTGCTATTCCAGTGCTGGTGGTAAATTCTCTTTCTGAATTGCATGTACAGCGAGACTTAACTCAACAGTATTCACTGCCAGTATTGCCTTTTTTATTATTGGCTGTAATTTCCACTCTCGCTGCTGGAAAAGGATGGCTGCGTACTAGAAAGGCTATGATTCTGTGGGCTGTAGTGGCTTTCTTTGCATTAGCGAAGTATGGCAATTTTTGGTCTATATATTTGGGCGAACTCGATACTTGGCAAGCAACGCGACAAGCGATCGCCCAAGTTCAAACTCAAGGCGTTGTTTTAACTACCCACAGTATAACTCCGCATTTAACTCATCGCTCCCAGATTCAATATGTTGACGATCAAATTCCGCCACCAGCTGATTTAAATCATTTTGAGTATATATTGCTCAATCTACGTCATCCCGGAGGAGCTGGCAATCCAGAGGTGGTTAACAACTTAGTTAATCAATTGAAAAATAATGGATTGTTTCAACTGAGTTACCAGCGTGATGACGTTTATTTATTTGTGAAGAAGTCTTAA
- a CDS encoding mannosyltransferase family protein: MLQQQTVIKKNLWKNDLIFPVAMWLASRLVIWSAMLLLAPLLDAPPGGKAATFGLGVFDAWDSVHYRSIATFGYEYINDGKGHNIAFFPLFPLIVRGVMSLGLPFEVAGELVNNIAFLAALYCVYFWVKEYNGIQEARWSTAVLAWCPPSLFTAVIYTEGLYLFLSSSALRAFEEEQYGWAALCGAMATATRPTGIALIPAFLITAWKEGRSLIAYIAGLTASGGILLFSLYCAIEFGDPLAFINAQKGWRSTLGFDWQGWWKMLMQITVGTTNWQNGWLKDPLHPLLFAVIVALGYLIWRYRQRLGTVKVEYGFAALFLILWIVAGDPLINTISVLGGAYLLWHLRRQLNYVAVIYGFCGLGLIFVSGGTWSLSRIVYGIVSFSIALGVLLSRHPRWGYLTLCFFTILLASFSVRFAQELWVG, translated from the coding sequence ATGCTTCAACAGCAGACAGTTATCAAAAAAAATTTATGGAAAAACGATTTAATATTTCCAGTAGCGATGTGGCTTGCCAGCAGACTGGTAATTTGGAGTGCCATGTTGTTGCTTGCTCCTTTGCTAGATGCACCACCAGGAGGAAAAGCTGCTACTTTTGGCTTAGGGGTATTTGATGCTTGGGATAGCGTACATTACCGCAGTATCGCCACTTTTGGGTATGAATACATCAATGACGGCAAGGGGCATAATATTGCTTTTTTTCCCTTGTTTCCTCTCATCGTTCGGGGAGTGATGAGCCTAGGCTTGCCGTTTGAAGTGGCAGGAGAACTAGTAAACAATATTGCATTTTTAGCCGCACTTTATTGCGTGTATTTTTGGGTAAAGGAATATAACGGTATCCAGGAAGCGCGTTGGTCAACTGCTGTGCTGGCGTGGTGTCCGCCCTCGTTGTTTACAGCAGTAATTTATACCGAAGGACTGTATTTATTTTTGAGTTCGTCGGCTTTGCGTGCCTTCGAGGAAGAACAATATGGCTGGGCTGCCCTTTGTGGGGCAATGGCAACAGCAACACGTCCGACGGGAATAGCATTGATTCCAGCTTTTTTAATTACTGCTTGGAAAGAGGGGCGATCGCTTATTGCCTATATTGCTGGTTTGACCGCTTCTGGGGGAATACTGTTGTTTAGCCTCTATTGTGCCATTGAATTTGGCGATCCTCTAGCGTTTATTAACGCCCAAAAGGGATGGCGCTCAACCCTGGGTTTTGATTGGCAGGGTTGGTGGAAAATGCTCATGCAAATCACAGTTGGTACAACCAATTGGCAAAATGGCTGGTTAAAAGACCCCCTGCATCCTCTACTTTTTGCCGTCATCGTCGCCCTTGGTTATTTAATCTGGCGCTATCGTCAACGCTTGGGCACGGTGAAAGTGGAGTATGGCTTTGCAGCTTTATTTTTAATTTTATGGATAGTGGCGGGCGATCCATTGATTAACACCATTTCGGTTTTGGGTGGTGCTTACTTGTTATGGCACTTACGTAGGCAATTGAATTATGTTGCAGTGATTTATGGCTTCTGCGGTTTAGGATTAATTTTTGTCTCTGGCGGAACTTGGTCACTTAGTCGTATTGTCTACGGTATTGTCTCATTCAGCATCGCCCTTGGTGTGTTGTTGTCTCGTCATCCTCGTTGGGGATATTTAACCTTGTGCTTCTTTACAATTTTGCTTGCGAGTTTCTCTGTGCGGTTTGCTCAAGAACTCTGGGTAGGGTAG
- the dxr gene encoding 1-deoxy-D-xylulose-5-phosphate reductoisomerase produces MKAITLLGSTGSIGTQTLDIVAQNPDKFRIVGLAAGNNIELLAAQIRQFRPSIAAICSEEKLPALRDLIADLDPQPILMAGDAGVVEVARYGDAQTVVTGIVGCAGLLPTIAAIEAGKDIALANKETLIAGGPVVLPLIEKYGIKLLPADSEHSAIFQCLQGVPQGGLRRILLTASGGAFRDWPTEKLAEVTVADALKHPNWSMGKKITVDSATLMNKGLEVIEAHFLFDLDYQDIEIVIHPQSIIHSLIELQDTSVLAQLGWPDMRLPLLYALSWPERIYTEWERLDLVKAGNLTFREPDHQKYPCMKLAYAAGKAGGSMPAVLNAANEQAVALFLEEKIRFLDIPRCIEWVCDRFSFDNRSNPTLDDILAADQWARQEVLTATENLESRPRIISLR; encoded by the coding sequence GTGAAAGCGATTACTCTTCTTGGTTCTACTGGCTCGATCGGTACTCAGACTTTAGATATTGTCGCTCAAAACCCCGATAAGTTCCGAATTGTGGGATTAGCGGCTGGGAATAATATAGAACTGTTGGCTGCTCAAATCCGACAGTTTCGACCGAGTATAGCAGCGATTTGTTCAGAAGAAAAATTACCTGCACTCCGCGATCTAATCGCCGATCTCGATCCTCAACCAATTCTTATGGCTGGAGATGCGGGAGTGGTGGAAGTTGCCCGTTACGGCGATGCTCAAACCGTCGTTACGGGTATTGTTGGCTGTGCTGGATTGTTGCCAACGATCGCCGCTATTGAAGCTGGTAAAGATATCGCCTTGGCTAATAAAGAAACCCTGATTGCTGGGGGGCCTGTTGTTCTACCACTAATCGAGAAGTATGGCATAAAACTATTACCAGCAGATTCCGAACATTCCGCTATATTTCAGTGCCTGCAAGGTGTGCCTCAAGGTGGCTTGCGACGAATTTTGCTCACTGCGTCTGGTGGTGCTTTCCGAGATTGGCCCACAGAAAAATTAGCAGAAGTCACAGTCGCCGACGCCCTCAAACATCCGAATTGGTCGATGGGTAAGAAAATCACTGTGGACTCAGCCACTTTGATGAATAAGGGACTGGAAGTAATTGAAGCTCATTTTTTGTTTGACTTGGATTACCAAGATATCGAGATTGTTATTCATCCCCAAAGCATTATTCACTCCCTGATTGAACTCCAAGATACCTCAGTGTTAGCTCAACTGGGCTGGCCGGATATGCGCTTACCCCTACTGTATGCTTTGTCTTGGCCCGAACGCATCTACACCGAGTGGGAACGGCTGGATTTGGTGAAAGCAGGTAATTTAACCTTCCGCGAACCAGATCACCAGAAGTATCCGTGTATGAAGTTGGCTTATGCTGCGGGTAAAGCTGGCGGTTCTATGCCAGCTGTGTTGAATGCGGCAAATGAACAAGCTGTCGCCTTATTTTTGGAAGAAAAAATTCGCTTTTTAGATATTCCTCGGTGCATCGAATGGGTGTGCGATCGCTTTTCATTCGATAACCGTTCAAATCCTACTTTAGATGACATTTTGGCTGCCGATCAATGGGCAAGGCAAGAAGTTTTGACTGCCACTGAAAATTTAGAATCTCGTCCGCGCATTATTTCTTTGCGATAA
- a CDS encoding acyl-CoA thioesterase, with protein sequence MSEEKTNQPQLPTSAIDNPASQTLEYWFEYPIRVQPHHTDYGGVVWHGTYLTWMEEARVECLRSIGIDFADLVALGCDLPVVELSVRYHRSIQLGMPAVVKTRMADVNSVRINWDYVIESPDRQELYVTAKVTLVAVDRERGKIMRQLPANVKDALAKISSSLNK encoded by the coding sequence AAGAAAAAACAAACCAACCTCAATTACCCACAAGTGCTATTGACAATCCGGCGAGTCAGACACTGGAGTATTGGTTTGAATATCCTATCAGAGTGCAACCCCACCACACTGACTATGGTGGTGTTGTCTGGCATGGAACATATCTAACTTGGATGGAAGAAGCAAGGGTAGAGTGCTTGCGTTCGATCGGTATTGATTTTGCTGATTTAGTAGCGTTAGGTTGTGACTTACCAGTTGTAGAATTGTCAGTACGATATCACCGCTCAATTCAGCTAGGTATGCCAGCAGTAGTAAAAACCCGCATGGCTGATGTAAATAGTGTCCGCATCAACTGGGATTATGTAATTGAATCCCCAGATAGACAGGAATTATATGTTACGGCAAAAGTTACATTAGTGGCAGTAGATCGGGAAAGAGGCAAGATCATGCGTCAGCTACCTGCAAATGTTAAGGATGCATTGGCAAAAATATCATCCTCACTGAATAAATGA